The sequence below is a genomic window from Sebastes fasciatus isolate fSebFas1 chromosome 11, fSebFas1.pri, whole genome shotgun sequence.
gaggcaataaatcctctggtgggctctgaaaggagtacaattttgaaaaataattatgttgtaccagcaaaatttccattggtttttcaatgattttatttcctactacaagcttcaaaacatttttctttacagtgtttttatactgcagatttaagaaatatttggttgatctctcccgattttccatccattctattctatttctcaaatatgatacgttggctttctctgcatagtctttctaactctctttccttgtgctcaagattgtccagtagagcttgtgacacatttgtattattgtctaaccgttctgttaaatcttctatctcggctatcaatgttttttctttctccaaacgatttttaattttccttgagctgtattgaatgcagtgtccccttaaggtgcatttaaaagcatcccatataatcaaaggatccgctgtatcattattcactacaaatcaaatcttttatgaatttgtttattgtatctataaactctttatccttcaatagcttctgatttaatttccagtatcctggaccactatgaaacgttgtggtacaaatgctcaaggttataagatgatgatctgacctaaatctctctttaatctcgactttattaatttttggagtcaatgaaaatgatgttaagaaataatctattctgctagcctgatttcctcgtctccatgtatatcttgtttgctttggattttgcaatctccatatgtcaattaaatctagtgaggtcatgatgccagaaatagcattatatgctctagaatggtaattcttagtttgtatgccttttcgatccagatctaaatccaacacagtgttgtagtctcctgtcattatcaaatttttatcatgtcgtttttttttcttgcaacatgttgaatatatcttgaaagaagagtggatcgtCAGAATTAGGTGcgtacagatttactaatacaaattctaggctatccactaatatatcttgtataatatatctacctgcttgatgtattattgtatctttgaccacaatatcttcttcctttttatacattatcattacacctttagaatttgagcatctgtgtgaaaagtatatgttacccccccactctgttttccatttaatctcatccagttgggtagagtgagtctcttttaaactaaatatatcatagtttttatccgtaagccaactaaaaaagtgtccccttttcttcctatcagctaaaccgttacaggtgaagcttgatattactaacttggacatatttgatcttcagtggattctatactttcatgattcttgaaaaaaaaggaaggaaataataatagtgacaccaaaacaacaggaatgggctgaaaaaaaagaaaacatacaaaaggCAAAACAACTAaggtaatataataaagtaaatttaaaaaatagaataCAGAAAACAGAAGCATATAACATAGGATCATATTTGGATCCCTCGAGTAAACTGGCATAAGATTGGGATGCTCAGCCTGAGCTCGCCTTGCTTGATTATAAATGGGGCACCTTAAGTCTGATTGTCTTAATTGAAGGTGGTTCAAATAATGCAATTTGCTTTGCTACACTAAGATATTCCCCTCTCCCCTTTTCTCATTGCCCATTCCTGGACACACCTACCAACCCAACTTCCCACCTTCACTTATTTCCTGTTTCCTCCATCCTCTGCTAATATATTTCCCATTGTCATATTTTTCTCCcttttaaatagcgtctaagagaaacattttacgataacaaaacatccaatcgcACCTTGGAAATCATGGCCATATtggcagcgccccgatatctacatcttttcataacatataaacctacatctgtgccaaatttaaTTAATGATGCACGTTCAATCACATAGCAACAATACGGCCGTTCACTGTCCTTCAAACCATGCAATGTCTTCTACAAGAGGTCAAGAGGTCAGACAATCTCCATTAAGCTCACTGCAGTGTCTGAACTACTGTCCATCGGTCTCATTTTCTACAGAAATCTCTGGATCAAAATGAGCATTCACAGTAATGACAGCGATGACGAGGTTCAGGACTGCTAGTTCAGCATCTGGCTGTGATATGGATCAGTGTCCTGATGACATTCATGTCCTTCAGACTAACAGCTAGATGTGAAAGCTTGACTTGGACTTTGACTGAATGAGTTCAGGCTGTCAGATTGGTGCATTAACATCCTCAGatgactttaaaactgagcactcCTGACCTCTTGTGGTCCAAGTCGGCGCTTTCTGAGAGAATCTCCACGTGTTCAGCAGTCAATATACGGAGACAGAAGCACTTTCAAACACAAGAAACGATCACAGGAGAAGtgtttcacatatttttgtagATAGTACCACCTGCTGACCAGCAGTCATTCccaagctgctgctctgctgagcaTTACTCAATCACAATATCATGTGATACTGTTTAATGACAGCAGCCGTACTGTGTGATGGGCTAcgctgacatttaaaatgagtgatcacaggaggcaacaacagcttttcTTACTGCCACACAACCCTCACTGGGCCGCTCTACCACCAAGAGCTCTGTTAGGGTGAGGAAAACGGCGGCCTAGTGAGAACGGAGCCCCaaactgagagaaaaatatgcacTTGTTCATTTTTACAGGTTCATTTGGACAAAGACTACTCTATATACACTATTCAGGACACTCAGACAGAAGACAGTGTGGAGTAGTCCAGAAATTAAACAGTAAAGTAAAGcctcctctacacacaacaaacagcgaaatccatctgagaataactaataataattaatgttaaatatgaataatgttgtgggattattccttatttaatGGGATATATTTggattaatacattattattacatacttatatataataaacaaacaaagcattggaatagtgatttggaggttaaataccatgaacaccaaataagtttagattcagtgtgatttCACGACAAATTCTGTTCTTTGACTGGTTACAAACAGCTGACTGACAACAGGGAGTTATCAAACTAAACTgtcctgaaatatttaaatggctttataatcatttattttcatatttaacgATCTACTTTGAAGCATTTGTGATGAAACGGTTCAACTTCAGGACGTCATCCTGATCCAAAGCAGCCTGgagctttgtatgataccctggaataaagacaggaagaaaagacttagttcattcttgtttattgattatagaaaccttcagtttgttcacacatcccatcagtaaagtctgttaaatgactcttgttacaatgatttcacgtacagattcattttcatccacacaatcagtttgtttgagcagaatctcagcgatgtaacagagaataatgatttccttattgattatgatcatgataattacagtttcattaaacatctcagtatctcgtttgtacgtcgatctggacgacaacatttagtctgcccaacaaataaatgtgattctagatatctttacaaaaagtggtgagaacagaatatctatgataagaaataaatcactagaccttcctttaagacccgtgcagtggaagagaaacaacaacacacacacacacatatatacaaatattcatcaaacatttagagcacagagaagttcacattttcatgcagagaaatatcagttcaggtgaacaaagatcatcatgagcagtgaaacagacacaggaaggagcgtcacctgaagacactcacacatttacagaacaactcatgagaagatgtcaaagcaaagagtgtagaagcaaagagacgcaactctgctgcttttttgacaacagccgctgccgccattttggactgaaatcgcttcttatattcatattttaatgttCAACAGCGGCCGTTTTGGTAGAatgtgacaatagaatagaaataatgcagttttacttttgtacgtcactttgtaggcggacgttttactggcgtctgatagtcgttttcagtccaaaatggcggaagcgtagctctgctgctgggcgctgacgttacaatggaacaaacaattgactttcacttcttggtaaTAAACGTTCTTTGGTCAAAGTAGAGCccgtaatgtttgattgacagctgatctctgtgcagtgaagacatgaaaagaaaaatcagctctgcagcaacaatgatggacaccagataagtttaagagttaaaacacagaattgaacccttaaatgacttctgtctatttcagtttacacaactcagcagtgtcATCACAATAATGAAGCctaagtccagcatagagaggctcagtgaatgtggtctggactctgtggaggagagtcatggtttcagagactctgtagaaggacagaatacctgcactgtgatccagatacactcctactctggaggacagaggacctgagacgggagTTTGGCCTTTGTTGTACCAAAATATATAACTGTTTTGGTCACAATCTAacgcccaagatttgtcattgcctccaaacacacattcattcgCCCCAacccctgctctcctgatactcttgtatgcgactgctacatcaactcctccccctctccactccacctcccagtaacaacgtccagtcagactctctctactcaggacctgttCCCAAtgagtgaatctgtctgggtgactagaatAAGACTGATGTTGTCTcataaatgttgcttttctgttcccctcagataataacagccgTGGgtatgctgtgtttggatccagtgtgatttctcgtgaatattgtaagaatccagctctggtcttgggctctggttgtgacagtaaaacatccacttcagtcactggttgtgagacgtttgtccatttctctctcagaacgtcctgtagtttatctctgacttctgacacagccgccgtcacgtcctcaaagtagctcagaggacggatattgatgctggatgagtgtgtagattcactgagtggtgacagtgagaagtagttgagtagaaactggtcgtgatcctctgtgtgtgacagcagcttcagctcagcgtctctcctcttcagctcagtgatctcctgctccagcttctcctgaagctctttgactcgactcacttcacttttctgctgggatctgacctgctgcttcacatcacagcttcttttctccatgagacggatcagctcggtgaagatcttctcactgtcctcaactgctttatcagcagagcgattgacagcctccacctcctgttggagcagcttcacatctttctctctgtcctggatcctctgctggatgttgagtcgactcacctccagctctctctgcctctcggtcctttctgctgcagctgagacggtgtcgtggcctttatgttcatccacagagcagagataacagatacactgctgatcagtacgacagaacatcttcatcacctcatcgtgacgagagcagatgttctcctggagcttcttggagggctccaccagcttgtgtttcttgaatggagctgagtcataatgaggctggaggtgtttctcacagtaagaggccagacacatcagacaggacttgaaggctttcagtttcctcccagtgcagaaatcacaggccacatcttcaggtccagcatagcagtgatcagcaggagcagcttggagtccagtcttcttcagtttctCCACTAAAACTGccaacatggtgtttttcatcaggacaggcctcgatgtgaaggtctgcctacactgagggcagctgtagatcttcttctcatcctctccatcccagaagcctttaatacagttcatgcagtagctgtgtccacagggagtagtcaccggatccttcagtagatccagacagatcgaacaagagaTTGCTTCCtggtccagctgaactcctttctgcgccatttcacctctcagtagcaacgactgtctgagtttcacttcctgtgaaccgacactagtttgagctctgatctaAACAGCATGTGTCTGTGAAGTGAATGGAGCCTGTCAGCTCTCACCATGTTGGTTACACCCTCCTTCAAACtgtagatctgaaggggagggaacaaggaaataagaCGACCGAGAcgagctgtctgtgtttgagagcaggaagaggagggaggagttatcAAGCTATGCTTCATTCCAGGATGAGGAGCAGCACGACTGACTAcgtcccaaatcacatacttttcctttttccttttagtacactgcagctgcccttacaaagtacgtactgttgcatgcagtatgcatacaatatatctgctgtgcagaggattgtgggtcagaacagccagaaaagcatgctggctttcattctgtaaaatgtgaccagatgtagtaggacatcctggtagcTTTGGCAtaatgcatttgacatactatgtattgggacatgagaaatctttttttctggcatactaagtagtatggtagtatgggtattggaacgcacagtatgTTTCCTCATTTACAAACGGAGCCTCGGTTCAAACCTGCtccacatttgaaaacatttcagttttcagttgtaaaatatttcttggctCCTCAGGCTTTGGTGATGGCTCCACATTTCTCATAAACTCTTCCTCATCCGGGACAGGAACAGGAAACGTCAGGTTTTCTACTGTGAGAGTTAGCCGAGCTTTATTGGAATGGTTTGCATGtttccaacatttataatgaagtTAGCACTAATGCCAGCTAGCAAATAAGACTTTTTAagctatgttttttttgttcttagcATACTTTTTGCCCAATTTGGTACGCCCGTTTCCTTATGCCCTGCAGACCTGGGGAGGGTGTAAATAGCTATGTTCTACCTCTGTGTACAGACATGGGCTGCgatcgaaaagtcaaaaaaattacgtcctttcctaaccacttttcctcgacctcgatggaaaacgtcatgaggtcaaggaaagatgtgaagaagAATTCAGAttacttaggaaaagacaaccgtggtgttaagagaatccgactgccaaaactacaatgttctgaagatggtcTAAGACGGTGTTAGAGAGAGATACgacaggtccttctgctgctacactctacatcaacatataataaatgactatctgacctaacgtggacaaccggaGAAAattatcacttcattaccaaggttatacatataaaatctatttttattttttttaatctcaaaaACACTTGTAGTTTATTTTTGGATTACTTAgcgctgcctttttttttgctccttAGATAACCCGCATGGAATTTGTCCACACCAGAAGCCTGATCTATCGAGATGTGAAGCCTGAGAACTTCCTGGTGGGCCGACCCGGCTCCAAACGGCAACACACCATCCACATCATAGACTTTGGCCTGGCGAAAGAATACATAGACCCAGAGACCAAGAAACACATCCCATAGAGAGAACACAAAAGTCTGACTGGAACTGCTAGATATATGAGCATCAATACACATCTGGGGAAAGGTGAGCTGCTCCCTCGTGctacatgtgcacacatgtaCCACTCTTAACGCAAATCATAGATCCATACCATATCACCCGCAGATGTCTAAGGCTTTGTAAGAGCTgtatttagagtcaacaattaacctaacctgcatgtctttgggctgtgggaggaagccggagaacccggagaaaacccacgctaacacggggagaacatgcaaactccacacagaagggccccaagcctgcgaccctcttgttgtgaggcgacagtgctaaccactgcaccaccgcaAAGCCCGCCGTGGTTATCACTTCATGTAATTTTAGCATGCAAAACGGCGCATTCCTCTTATACTGACTAGGGCTGAGTACCCAGTGTCAAGTAGTATCGAAAATTCTCCAGTCAAATGATACCTGCAATTGATAATTTTTATACCCagatgtataaaaaaaagactatttgtCCTAGCATGTGAACGGAGAGGAGCAGAAGGATTTTGGATGGAGCGCAGAGCGGATTGAGAGTCGCCTTGTCTCCCTGCTCCATCCAGCTCCAAGCCATTTGAGTTTGAAGCATGCCCGAGCGAGCCCAACCCAGAATGTATCTgtagtccaaaagtcaacagttGTTGAAAAAAAGATTGATGCGATCATTTCCACACATTTCACATTCCTCTGTCTTTACGGCGTCCTCGATGTGCGCTACAGGTGTCGGTAAACAACGCAGTGGCCAGCCGTCTCCAAGTGACGGAAGACAGAAGTGGTTGAGGCAGAAAAAGTGGCACAGCCAGAGAACATTGTTACGGCtgcttattgtttttattgtaatgTGTCAATTGTTTTTTGATTCATTATTAAGTctataaaataagataataagAAGATAAGATAATGGTAAAAAATGCCCTCCATAATTTCCCAGACCCAGTCAgtcaattatataatataaaggaAAGCCACAAATCTTCAAATTTAAG
It includes:
- the LOC141776499 gene encoding tripartite motif-containing protein 16-like is translated as MAQKGVQLDQEAISCSICLDLLKDPVTTPCGHSYCMNCIKGFWDGEDEKKIYSCPQCRQTFTSRPVLMKNTMLAVLVEKLKKTGLQAAPADHCYAGPEDVACDFCTGRKLKAFKSCLMCLASYCEKHLQPHYDSAPFKKHKLVEPSKKLQENICSRHDEVMKMFCRTDQQCICYLCSVDEHKGHDTVSAAAERTERQRELEVSRLNIQQRIQDREKDVKLLQQEVEAVNRSADKAVEDSEKIFTELIRLMEKRSCDVKQQVRSQQKSEVSRVKELQEKLEQEITELKRRDAELKLLSHTEDHDQFLLNYFSLSPLSESTHSSSINIRPLSYFEDVTAAVSEVRDKLQDVLREKWTNVSQPVTEVDVLLSQPEPKTRAGFLQYSREITLDPNTAYPRLLLSEGNRKATFMRQHQSYSSHPDRFTHWEQVLSRESLTGRCYWEVEWRGGGVDVAVAYKSIRRAGVGANECVFGGNDKSWALDCDQNSYIFWYNKGQTPVSGPLSSRVGVYLDHSAGILSFYRVSETMTLLHRVQTTFTEPLYAGLRLHYCDDTAELCKLK